From a region of the Acidiferrobacterales bacterium genome:
- a CDS encoding YafY family protein produces MDRSERFVKINHLLQSRKSTPIDMLIETLGVSRATVKRDICYMRDRLHAPIVWDRERRGYRFEDADPNFPQYSLPGVWFNSEEAYALLTLEYMLRNIQPGLLEPHIKLLERKIRDILEPGSEHSLKELRRRIKIINKGAPSPDSRDFGTITAALLGRLKLNVNYVNRETHEVTARVVSPQRLVYYNAVWYLDSWCHLRNGLRTFRVDNLTDIELTAQIACDIEANRLDSILASGYGIFSGEDTELVVLRFSRHVSLWVAREKWHSHQQIEYDGQGRLIMTLPFSADSELIQQILKYGPELEVLKPVRLRKKIKFMLCAASRIYDR; encoded by the coding sequence ATGGACCGATCGGAACGTTTTGTTAAAATCAATCATCTCCTGCAATCAAGAAAATCCACCCCGATAGACATGCTCATTGAGACTTTGGGTGTGTCTCGAGCGACCGTCAAGCGCGATATCTGCTACATGCGAGACCGGCTCCATGCGCCGATTGTCTGGGACCGGGAACGTCGCGGTTATCGATTCGAGGATGCTGATCCGAACTTCCCTCAGTATTCCTTGCCCGGGGTTTGGTTCAACAGCGAAGAAGCCTATGCATTACTGACTTTGGAATACATGCTGCGGAACATTCAGCCTGGTCTGCTGGAGCCGCACATTAAACTTCTTGAAAGGAAGATTCGAGACATTCTTGAACCTGGCAGCGAACACTCCCTGAAGGAACTGAGAAGAAGAATAAAGATCATCAACAAAGGTGCGCCAAGTCCGGATTCAAGAGACTTCGGCACTATAACCGCGGCCTTGTTGGGCAGATTGAAACTTAATGTCAACTACGTCAACCGGGAAACACACGAAGTCACCGCGCGGGTTGTATCGCCTCAGAGACTGGTTTACTACAACGCGGTCTGGTATCTTGACAGTTGGTGCCACCTGCGAAACGGTCTACGCACGTTCCGTGTGGACAACCTGACGGATATCGAACTGACAGCGCAGATTGCCTGCGATATTGAAGCCAATCGACTGGATTCCATACTGGCGAGCGGATATGGCATTTTTTCGGGAGAGGATACCGAACTGGTCGTCTTGCGATTCTCCAGGCACGTGTCTTTATGGGTCGCAAGGGAAAAGTGGCACTCACATCAGCAGATTGAATACGATGGCCAAGGTCGGCTGATCATGACACTGCCGTTTTCTGCCGACAGTGAACTGATCCAGCAGATTCTCAAATATGGACCGGAGCTGGAAGTCCTCAAACCGGTCCGACTTCGAAAGAAGATCAAATTCATGCTCTGCGCCGCCAGCCGGATATACGACCGATAG
- a CDS encoding circularly permuted type 2 ATP-grasp protein, with product MVRKESLFAKYQVKETFYDEMFHEDGNVREHCRRLFKVLDSFNPGEIASMQERAERSFLHEGITFAVYGEKGAQERIIPIDFLPRIISAHEWAFLEQGLKQRLTALNLFLADIYGACKILSDGVIPTDLVLGCPQYRIQMRGVESPHGSFVSICGTDMIRTNDGFMVLEDNLRVPSGVSYMLANRQAVKTSLRDIFRKHKVHPIETYGELLRETLAEMAPSGVTDPCIVLMTPGVYNSAFYEHMFLAREMGVELVQGNDMLVQNGFVYMRTTSGLRKVDVIYRRIDDDFIDPLVFREDSVLGVPGIFHAHQLGNVTIANAPGTGVADDKSVYAYVPDMIRYYLSEDPILCNVETYLCRNREDLEYTLDNLDQLVVKVVGGSGGYGMLVGPHATPSERAAYAQEMRDNPANYIAQPTLALSCSPCLTDDGAAPRHVDLRTFVLRGAATRLPPGAFCRVALKEGSLVVNSSQGGGGKDMWVLAK from the coding sequence ATGGTGCGCAAAGAGTCCCTGTTTGCAAAGTATCAGGTCAAAGAGACTTTTTACGACGAGATGTTTCACGAAGACGGAAACGTTCGCGAACATTGCCGTCGACTGTTCAAGGTGCTCGATAGTTTCAATCCAGGTGAGATTGCGTCCATGCAGGAGCGGGCCGAGCGTTCATTTCTTCATGAAGGAATCACATTTGCGGTTTACGGCGAGAAAGGCGCTCAGGAACGGATCATTCCCATCGATTTCCTGCCCAGAATCATCTCTGCGCACGAGTGGGCTTTTCTCGAACAGGGATTGAAACAGCGCCTCACCGCACTGAATCTCTTTCTCGCAGACATTTACGGCGCCTGCAAGATACTGTCCGATGGTGTGATCCCGACTGATCTGGTGCTGGGCTGTCCGCAATACCGGATTCAGATGCGCGGCGTGGAGTCCCCACATGGTTCCTTTGTATCGATCTGCGGTACGGACATGATACGTACCAACGATGGATTCATGGTTTTAGAGGACAATCTTCGGGTTCCGTCAGGTGTGTCCTATATGCTGGCAAATCGACAGGCGGTGAAGACCAGCCTGCGTGATATTTTCCGTAAACACAAGGTGCACCCGATAGAGACCTATGGCGAGTTGCTGCGCGAGACTCTTGCCGAGATGGCGCCATCTGGTGTGACTGATCCCTGCATTGTCCTGATGACACCCGGCGTCTACAATTCAGCATTCTATGAACATATGTTTCTTGCCCGGGAAATGGGAGTCGAACTGGTGCAGGGCAATGACATGCTGGTCCAAAACGGGTTTGTCTATATGCGGACCACGAGTGGACTGCGCAAGGTTGATGTCATCTATCGCCGGATCGATGATGACTTCATCGATCCGCTGGTATTTCGCGAAGACTCGGTTCTCGGGGTTCCGGGAATCTTTCATGCTCATCAACTTGGCAATGTGACCATCGCGAACGCACCTGGAACCGGTGTTGCCGATGATAAAAGCGTATATGCCTACGTACCGGATATGATTCGGTATTACTTGTCGGAGGATCCGATATTATGCAACGTCGAAACATATCTTTGCCGTAATCGCGAGGACCTGGAATATACACTCGACAATCTGGACCAACTGGTGGTCAAGGTGGTCGGAGGTTCCGGAGGATATGGCATGCTGGTAGGGCCGCATGCCACGCCTTCAGAACGCGCTGCCTACGCGCAGGAGATGCGCGACAATCCAGCCAACTACATTGCACAGCCGACACTTGCGCTTTCGTGCTCTCCGTGTCTGACCGATGACGGTGCCGCACCGCGCCATGTTGATCTGCGCACGTTTGTCCTGCGGGGCGCCGCGACAAGGCTGCCCCCTGGTGCTTTTTGTCGCGTTGCCCTGAAAGAAGGCTCGCTGGTCGTGAACTCCAGCCAGGGCGGCGGGGGAAAGGATATGTGGGTTCTGGCAAAATAG